GCGACAGGTTGATAACCACTTTCTGTATGGAGTCACGTGTCAATCTCGAACTAATGATCGGCTGATCATTTATCAGGATATTGATAAAAGAGTTCTCTTTGATCAGCGCCTGCGATGGTTCAAAATACAACACCAGTTTGCTGCCGTTCATCTCAACCAGCGGACTTATCCGCAAAAAGTAGGATGTTGCGCCGTTCATGCCGTAAATGGCATTATCCGGATGCCCCATTGATTTGAATGACACAATACTCTGTGCCCTTACAGCGGTTGATAGTACAAGTAAAAAGGCTAAGAAGGTTAAAACTCTCTTCATCGGGTTGTATTGTATATTAGTTAATAGCGTAAAATTCTATTCTGAAATAGTTGCCGTTATCATCACTGCGATAATAAATCTCGCCGCCCATTTCCTGCGTCATCAGCTTGGCGATGGAAAGGCCCAGGCCCAGCCTGCTTTCATGCACCGCGCCCACATCATTAAGGGTTTTCAGTTTGTTGAACATCATATCCAGCTCCTGCTGGCCTATGGCAATGCCCTCGTCAATAATCTCGAACACGAATTTTTGGCGTTGCAGGCTGGTGACTATCTTAATGTTGTTATTAGTTTGCGAAAACTTAATAGCGTTTGATAACAGGTTTTGAAAAACCTGGCCGGTAAACACGCGGTCGAGCCTTACATTTAGCGGTAACTTCAAAATATTATCAATCAGGTGTATATTTTTCATGTGGGCAGTTTCCTGCAGGCCTTTAAAAACATACTGCACTTCCTGGTTTGCGTCAAATATCTCCAGGTTGAATTTGATCTCCGGCGACGATATCTCTTTTACGTCCATCAGCTTGTTCAGCATGTACTGCATCTTCTCGGCCGACTCAGTGATGTATCCAACAAATTCTTTCTGGTCATTGCTTAGGCGGTAATCTTCCTCTTTCACCATGTTGTTACTCATAATGATGGAACCGATCAGGTTTTTAAGGTCGTGGCCAGCAATATTTATAAAGCTGTTCTTCTGTTCATCAAGCTTGCGCAGCTGTGCGTACTGCATATCAATAATATTGTTCTTTTCATTGATATCCTGGTATTGGGCTTTAAGCTGATCGTTTGATTTTTCGATCAATATCTGCGCTTGTACCTCGCGTACAAGCACTTTGTACCGCGCGTGCGGAATAATGGTTGAAATAACTACAATAACGAAAAAGAACTGGCCGCCGTTATTTACCAGCAGGTCGATAGTATACTCGCTG
This genomic interval from Mucilaginibacter defluvii contains the following:
- a CDS encoding sensor histidine kinase produces the protein MFLKITKEEFSKEVLKKAWYQTNIIVWTVIFLYPLFSIVDFIYANQFWVSFLIVRLTSVFVIYMLYNYFQAHKKNYRILLHAVLFILSITTALLCNLVNIESINIYFLLYAAIILFFNLQVFWEALNSIIQALAAFLFLAIFFNGFSEYTIDLLVNNGGQFFFVIVVISTIIPHARYKVLVREVQAQILIEKSNDQLKAQYQDINEKNNIIDMQYAQLRKLDEQKNSFINIAGHDLKNLIGSIIMSNNMVKEEDYRLSNDQKEFVGYITESAEKMQYMLNKLMDVKEISSPEIKFNLEIFDANQEVQYVFKGLQETAHMKNIHLIDNILKLPLNVRLDRVFTGQVFQNLLSNAIKFSQTNNNIKIVTSLQRQKFVFEIIDEGIAIGQQELDMMFNKLKTLNDVGAVHESRLGLGLSIAKLMTQEMGGEIYYRSDDNGNYFRIEFYAIN